One part of the Oceanihabitans sp. IOP_32 genome encodes these proteins:
- the rpsG gene encoding 30S ribosomal protein S7 produces MRKKAAKKRPLLPDPKFNDQLVTRFVNMMMWDGKKSVAFKVFYDAIDIVESKKTDEEKSGLEVWKDALSNVMPHVEVRSRRVGGATFQIPMQIRPDRKVSTAMKWLITYSRKRNEKSMALRLASEVLAAAKEEGAAVKKRVDTHKMAEANKAFSHFRF; encoded by the coding sequence ATGAGAAAAAAAGCAGCAAAAAAGAGGCCTCTTTTACCAGATCCAAAGTTTAATGATCAATTAGTGACGCGTTTCGTTAATATGATGATGTGGGATGGTAAAAAATCGGTAGCTTTTAAAGTGTTCTACGATGCGATTGATATTGTAGAGTCAAAAAAAACTGATGAAGAAAAATCGGGACTAGAGGTGTGGAAAGACGCCTTATCTAATGTGATGCCTCACGTAGAAGTACGTAGTCGTCGTGTAGGTGGTGCAACTTTTCAGATACCAATGCAGATTCGTCCAGATCGTAAGGTTTCTACCGCTATGAAGTGGTTGATTACTTATTCGAGAAAGAGAAATGAGAAGTCTATGGCTTTACGTTTAGCTTCTGAGGTTTTAGCGGCAGCTAAAGAAGAAGGTGCGGCAGTTAAGAAAAGAGTAGATACTCATAAAATGGCAGAAGCAAATAAAGCATTCTCTCACTTTAGATTTTAA
- the rpsL gene encoding 30S ribosomal protein S12 codes for MPTISQLVRKGRAKITKKSKSAALDSCPQRRGVCTRVYTTTPKKPNSAMRKVARVRLTNGNEVNAYIGGEGHNLQEHSIVLVRGGRVKDLPGVRYHIVRGALDTAGVTGRTQRRSKYGAKRPKK; via the coding sequence ATGCCAACAATTTCGCAATTAGTAAGAAAAGGAAGAGCCAAAATAACCAAGAAGAGTAAATCGGCTGCTTTAGATTCTTGTCCGCAAAGACGTGGTGTATGTACTCGTGTTTACACAACAACTCCTAAAAAACCTAACTCAGCAATGCGTAAGGTGGCAAGGGTGCGTTTAACAAACGGGAACGAGGTTAACGCATACATTGGTGGAGAAGGACATAATCTACAAGAGCACTCGATAGTATTGGTTAGAGGTGGAAGGGTAAAAGATTTACCAGGAGTTAGATATCACATTGTACGTGGTGCTTTAGACACAGCTGGTGTTACGGGTAGAACGCAACGTAGATCTAAGTATGGTGCAAAACGCCCTAAGAAGTAA
- a CDS encoding SusC/RagA family TonB-linked outer membrane protein: protein MKTKFNGILTLFLAFVVQFAFAQEKTISGTVSDESGMPLPGTTVLVKGTTTGTSTDFDGKYSINANQGATLVFSFVGYTTQEVTVGVSNTVNVSLQEDAESLDEVIITALGIEKKKDDDLSSSTTVSAEDIQKSGESGVIQGLAGKTSGLKITRNSGDPGAGAFIQIRGQNTILGNGSPLIVVDGIPMSNSSIGGDVDGVTQQSRLNDINPDDIENVTVLKGAAAAAVWGTGAANGVILINTKKGKGRNKVSVSVRSTIAIDVINIEFDKQNKFGQGVNGEYSLSGLSWGDKIADRSGGADGFIVGNQRLESITGNIIYPLDTNPDGSLAKNSREVFNQKNRDAIFGTGFTWDKSIGINFSGDVFKTYLSFSDWDQEGIIKGKSNYRRQTLRLNHVVDLTDKFSIQFNTSYAKVVSDRIQQGSNLNGLYLGYLRNAPDFDITDYKGTFYNSANVPTANYHRTYRNHVGGGGAIYNNPLWTINEQANPNQVERFTIAPQLTWKIKDNMSVIARYGIDYYTDHRETFFPVNSAGSGVGLYEQQDINEKVQNFNIFIQSSHDISDDFNLNWVLGTSLDRKELAWVTGTSENFTNPIVDDLRIFSNASAADNSIENYKEETRKHGAYATIGTELFNQLYFEFAGRYERPSTLETNLFYPSASFGWKFSEIIGENDILSFGKIRASYGEIGIEPQPYLLSSTFSAGGATSSVESSWGDGLNNAAYGNPFQRDVIAGNPDLKEERVKEFEVGADIRFFNNKITLGATYYDRTTEDAILDLPVPNSTGFTSQFRNAAEISNKGFEIDLSANIINSGDLKWSLNTMFSKNKSLVKSLSGVKEYGLNGFTSASSSLVEGEPFGVIFGNEFARDANGEMILENGFPTTTAGYEAVVLGDPNPDWIGGLGTVVSYKNFTLSAQFETSQGNDVWTGTEGVLNYFGISEVTANESVSNQDLRVYNSTDVIPAGTVFRGNIKDFGDGDVALTQSWYTAEGGGFGNVTEGFVKDASWTRLRELSLTYDFNTALIENTGITELQLSVTGRNLFLWTDIEGFDPDLNLTGASKGRGLDYFTNPATKSFLMTVTIGF from the coding sequence ATGAAAACAAAGTTTAATGGAATTTTAACGCTATTTCTAGCGTTTGTTGTGCAATTTGCATTTGCACAAGAAAAGACAATTTCTGGGACAGTTTCAGACGAATCTGGAATGCCGCTGCCTGGAACAACAGTCTTAGTAAAAGGTACAACCACTGGCACATCGACAGATTTCGATGGCAAATATTCAATCAATGCGAATCAAGGGGCCACCTTGGTTTTTAGCTTTGTTGGGTATACTACTCAGGAGGTTACAGTCGGAGTTTCGAACACTGTAAATGTGTCTTTGCAGGAGGATGCCGAGTCTCTTGATGAGGTTATTATTACTGCCTTAGGTATAGAAAAGAAAAAAGATGATGACCTTTCTTCTTCTACCACAGTTAGCGCGGAAGACATCCAAAAATCAGGAGAATCTGGTGTTATTCAAGGTTTGGCTGGTAAAACTTCTGGTCTTAAAATTACCAGAAACTCTGGAGACCCTGGAGCAGGTGCTTTTATACAAATTAGAGGACAAAATACCATTTTAGGAAACGGCTCGCCTTTAATTGTTGTAGATGGTATACCAATGTCTAACAGTAGTATTGGTGGAGATGTAGATGGTGTTACCCAACAATCCAGACTTAATGATATAAACCCTGATGATATAGAAAACGTTACTGTATTAAAAGGTGCAGCAGCTGCTGCAGTTTGGGGTACAGGTGCTGCGAACGGTGTTATTTTAATCAATACCAAAAAAGGTAAAGGGAGAAATAAAGTATCGGTATCTGTAAGAAGCACAATAGCTATTGATGTTATTAATATTGAATTTGACAAACAAAACAAATTTGGTCAGGGAGTTAATGGAGAATATTCACTTAGTGGATTATCATGGGGTGATAAAATAGCAGATCGTTCTGGTGGTGCCGATGGTTTTATAGTAGGCAACCAAAGATTAGAATCTATCACAGGAAATATTATATATCCTTTAGATACAAACCCTGATGGCTCACTAGCCAAAAACTCACGAGAAGTTTTTAATCAAAAAAATAGAGATGCCATTTTTGGTACAGGGTTTACTTGGGATAAATCTATTGGGATTAATTTTTCTGGTGACGTATTTAAGACTTATTTAAGTTTTTCAGATTGGGATCAAGAAGGGATTATTAAAGGAAAATCTAATTATAGAAGACAAACGCTACGTTTAAATCATGTTGTTGATTTAACTGATAAATTTTCAATCCAATTTAACACATCGTATGCAAAGGTGGTTTCAGACCGTATACAGCAAGGTTCAAATCTTAATGGTTTATACCTTGGTTACTTAAGAAATGCTCCTGACTTTGATATCACTGATTACAAAGGTACTTTTTACAATAGTGCCAATGTACCAACGGCGAACTACCACAGAACTTACAGAAACCATGTTGGCGGTGGCGGAGCTATTTATAACAACCCGCTTTGGACAATTAATGAGCAGGCTAACCCAAACCAAGTTGAACGTTTTACTATTGCTCCTCAACTTACATGGAAAATAAAAGATAACATGAGCGTAATTGCACGCTACGGAATCGATTACTATACTGACCATAGAGAAACATTCTTTCCAGTTAATTCTGCTGGAAGTGGTGTAGGTCTTTACGAGCAACAAGACATCAATGAAAAAGTACAAAACTTTAATATTTTTATTCAATCTAGCCACGACATTAGCGATGATTTTAATTTAAATTGGGTTCTTGGAACTTCATTGGATAGAAAAGAATTGGCATGGGTTACAGGTACTTCAGAAAATTTCACAAACCCTATAGTTGATGACCTTAGAATATTTAGTAATGCTTCAGCTGCAGATAATTCCATAGAGAATTATAAGGAAGAAACTCGAAAACATGGAGCTTATGCAACTATAGGAACAGAATTGTTTAATCAACTATATTTTGAGTTTGCAGGACGTTATGAAAGACCATCTACATTAGAGACTAATTTATTCTATCCGAGTGCCTCTTTTGGATGGAAATTCTCTGAGATTATTGGTGAGAACGATATCTTAAGCTTTGGTAAGATAAGAGCATCTTACGGTGAAATTGGAATCGAGCCACAACCTTATCTTTTAAGTTCTACTTTTTCTGCTGGTGGTGCAACGAGTAGCGTAGAATCAAGCTGGGGAGATGGATTAAATAATGCTGCCTACGGTAACCCTTTTCAAAGAGATGTTATTGCAGGTAATCCAGACCTAAAAGAAGAACGTGTAAAAGAATTCGAAGTTGGAGCAGACATACGCTTCTTTAATAACAAAATTACACTAGGAGCAACCTATTACGATAGAACAACTGAAGATGCAATATTAGATTTACCCGTACCTAATAGTACTGGGTTTACATCACAGTTTAGAAACGCTGCCGAAATCTCTAATAAAGGATTCGAAATAGATTTAAGCGCAAATATTATTAACAGTGGAGATTTAAAATGGTCTTTAAACACCATGTTCTCAAAAAATAAGAGTCTTGTTAAAAGTTTAAGTGGGGTGAAGGAATATGGATTAAATGGTTTTACTTCGGCTTCTTCAAGTTTAGTTGAAGGTGAACCTTTTGGAGTGATTTTTGGTAATGAATTTGCCAGAGACGCTAATGGTGAGATGATTTTAGAGAATGGCTTCCCTACAACTACTGCAGGCTATGAGGCCGTAGTACTTGGAGATCCAAATCCAGATTGGATTGGTGGCTTAGGGACAGTTGTTTCCTATAAAAACTTTACACTTTCCGCTCAATTTGAAACATCTCAAGGAAATGATGTTTGGACTGGAACGGAAGGCGTTCTAAATTATTTTGGAATTAGTGAAGTAACCGCTAATGAATCTGTGTCTAATCAAGATTTACGAGTTTATAATTCTACTGATGTGATTCCCGCTGGAACCGTTTTTAGAGGTAACATTAAAGACTTTGGTGATGGCGATGTTGCTTTAACTCAATCGTGGTACACCGCAGAAGGTGGAGGATTTGGTAATGTAACAGAGGGTTTTGTTAAAGACGCTTCTTGGACACGTTTAAGAGAACTTTCTCTTACCTATGATTTCAACACAGCTTTAATTGAAAACACGGGAATTACTGAACTACAATTAAGTGTGACAGGACGTAATTTATTTTTATGGACTGATATTGAAGGATTTGATCCAGATTTAAATTTAACAGGAGCGAGTAAAGGTAGAGGATTAGATTATTTTACTAATCCAGCAACTAAATCCTTTCTTATGACCGTTACAATAGGATTCTAA
- a CDS encoding SusD/RagB family nutrient-binding outer membrane lipoprotein, whose protein sequence is MKQIKLYTLSLFMAVLTLASCSEYTDGINDDPNAFTSAPAELLLGNAQLSIITLSESQAARVAGIFTDQFTGADRQFIPLNSYTTSNTDYDDIWSDLYVEGATQADLAIKKAAEEGNTVLEGVAEINLALLMGEAAALFGDVPFTEAFDAQAFPEPNFDAQADVLNSVQDLLTSGISKVGSTPVSIYGDLRFASNGATWAEVAHSLKARYYLVAKDYPSALAEARLGISSSNGDLVASHSSTVGAKNLFFVFTKVEREGYLTTEGSHLYNLVSGATPRLLATPGETQREAYYYADNVNPNTASGGVFAEDADFPIISYIETKLIEAEAAQRTGDDALTPFNAVRTELAGIYGGAFPATTSTGATLLEEILEEKYISLIGSLQVFHDVRRTNNLIGVPIKNADTPILPQRFLYPLNEINSNTNTPATSVGLYDTTQVNQ, encoded by the coding sequence ATGAAACAAATAAAATTATATACATTATCACTATTTATGGCTGTTTTAACACTCGCCTCTTGTAGTGAATATACCGATGGTATTAATGACGACCCGAATGCATTCACTTCTGCTCCAGCAGAATTATTGTTAGGAAATGCACAATTGTCGATTATTACCCTATCTGAAAGTCAGGCAGCAAGAGTAGCTGGGATTTTCACAGATCAGTTTACAGGTGCAGATAGACAATTTATCCCTTTAAATAGTTATACGACTTCCAATACGGACTATGATGACATTTGGTCAGATTTGTATGTCGAAGGTGCTACACAAGCAGATTTAGCAATAAAAAAGGCTGCTGAAGAAGGTAATACAGTGCTTGAAGGTGTTGCTGAGATAAATTTAGCTTTATTAATGGGTGAAGCAGCAGCTCTTTTTGGAGATGTACCATTTACAGAAGCCTTTGATGCTCAAGCATTCCCTGAGCCTAATTTCGATGCGCAAGCAGACGTTTTAAATAGTGTTCAAGATTTATTAACTTCTGGAATTTCTAAAGTAGGTTCTACACCTGTTTCCATATATGGCGATTTAAGGTTTGCTAGTAATGGTGCAACATGGGCGGAAGTAGCTCACTCCCTTAAAGCACGTTATTATTTAGTTGCCAAAGATTATCCTTCTGCATTGGCAGAAGCTAGGCTAGGCATATCATCTAGTAATGGAGATTTAGTGGCTAGTCACTCTTCAACAGTTGGTGCAAAAAATTTATTTTTTGTATTTACAAAAGTAGAAAGAGAGGGTTACTTAACAACTGAAGGATCACATCTATACAATCTGGTATCTGGTGCGACACCAAGATTATTAGCAACACCAGGAGAAACCCAAAGAGAAGCGTATTACTATGCAGACAATGTTAATCCTAATACAGCCTCTGGTGGTGTTTTTGCTGAAGACGCAGATTTCCCAATCATCTCTTATATAGAAACTAAGTTGATTGAAGCTGAAGCAGCACAAAGAACTGGTGATGACGCCCTAACCCCTTTTAATGCTGTAAGAACAGAATTAGCAGGAATTTATGGTGGTGCTTTCCCAGCAACTACATCTACCGGAGCAACACTTTTAGAAGAAATTTTAGAAGAAAAGTATATTTCTCTAATTGGGTCTTTACAAGTTTTTCATGATGTTAGACGTACAAATAACTTAATTGGTGTACCAATTAAAAATGCAGATACGCCTATTTTACCACAAAGGTTTCTTTATCCTTTAAATGAAATAAATTCTAACACAAACACCCCTGCAACATCTGTAGGTCTTTATGATACTACTCAAGTTAATCAATAG